A region of Streptomyces paludis DNA encodes the following proteins:
- a CDS encoding ABC transporter permease, which produces MTTTEAPPAAAPPPSPAPPVPAARKPSARRRLVPYWLLLPGILWLLVFFALPLVYQASTSVQTGSLEEGFTVTWHIQTYGDALQEYYPQFIRSLLYAGTATVLCLLLGYPLAYLIAFKAGRWRNLLLVLVIAPFFTSFLIRTLAWKTILADDGTAVSLLNSLHILDVTSWLGWTEGSRVLATPMAVVCGLTYNFLPFMILPLYTSLERVDGRLHEAAGDLYARPLTTFRKVTFPLSMPGVVSGTLLTFIPASGDYVNAELLGSTDTKMVGSVIQTQFLRVLDYPTAAALSFILMAIVLVMVTFYIRRAGTEDLV; this is translated from the coding sequence GTGACCACCACCGAGGCCCCGCCCGCCGCCGCGCCCCCGCCGTCCCCGGCGCCCCCCGTCCCGGCCGCGCGCAAGCCGTCCGCCCGCAGGCGGCTCGTACCGTACTGGCTGCTGCTGCCCGGCATCCTGTGGCTGCTGGTCTTCTTCGCGCTGCCGCTGGTCTACCAGGCGTCGACCTCCGTGCAGACCGGCTCCCTCGAAGAGGGCTTCACCGTCACCTGGCACATCCAGACCTACGGGGACGCGCTCCAGGAGTACTACCCGCAGTTCATCCGCTCGCTGCTCTACGCGGGCACCGCCACCGTGCTCTGTCTGCTGCTCGGCTACCCGCTCGCGTATCTCATCGCCTTCAAGGCGGGCCGCTGGCGCAATCTGCTGCTGGTCCTCGTCATCGCGCCGTTCTTCACCAGCTTCCTGATCCGCACCCTGGCCTGGAAGACGATCCTCGCCGACGACGGGACGGCCGTCAGCCTGCTGAACTCGCTGCACATCCTCGATGTGACCAGCTGGCTCGGCTGGACCGAGGGCAGCCGGGTGCTGGCCACCCCCATGGCGGTGGTCTGCGGACTGACCTACAACTTCCTGCCCTTCATGATCCTTCCGCTCTACACCTCGCTGGAGCGCGTCGACGGACGGCTCCACGAGGCGGCCGGCGACCTCTACGCCCGGCCGCTGACCACCTTCCGCAAAGTGACCTTCCCGCTCTCGATGCCCGGCGTCGTCTCCGGCACCCTGCTCACCTTCATCCCGGCCAGCGGCGACTACGTCAACGCCGAACTGCTCGGTTCGACGGACACGAAGATGGTCGGCAGCGTCATCCAGACGCAGTTCCTGCGGGTCCTCGACTATCCGACGGCCGCCGCGCTCTCCTTCATCCTGATGGCGATCGTCCTCGTCATGGTCACCTTCTACATCCGCCGAGCCGGGACGGAGGATCTCGTCTGA
- a CDS encoding ABC transporter permease, whose protein sequence is MRWFRRNLVVLAGLGTLAYLILPNIVVMVFSFNKPNGRFNYTWQRFSTDAWQDPCGVADLCGSLSLSLRIAAWATLGATVLGTMIAFALVRYRFRGRGPINSLIFLPMAMPEVVMAASLLTLFLNLGARLGFWTVLIAHIMFCLSFVVTAVKARVMSMDPRLEEAARDLYAGPVQTFVRVTLPIAAPGIAAGALLAFALSFDDFIITNFNAGSTVTFPMFVWGSAQRGTPVQINVIGTAMFVLAVLLVLAGQIVGNRRKKTATT, encoded by the coding sequence ATGCGCTGGTTCCGACGCAACCTCGTCGTTCTCGCGGGTCTGGGCACGCTCGCCTATCTGATCCTGCCGAACATCGTCGTGATGGTCTTCTCGTTCAACAAGCCCAACGGCCGCTTCAACTACACCTGGCAGCGCTTCTCCACGGACGCCTGGCAGGACCCGTGCGGAGTGGCCGACCTGTGCGGCTCGCTGAGCCTCTCGCTGCGGATCGCCGCCTGGGCGACGCTCGGCGCCACCGTGCTCGGCACGATGATCGCGTTCGCGCTGGTCCGCTACCGCTTCCGGGGACGCGGCCCGATCAACTCGCTGATCTTCCTGCCGATGGCGATGCCCGAGGTCGTCATGGCCGCCTCCCTGCTGACGCTCTTCCTGAACCTCGGCGCGCGGCTCGGCTTCTGGACCGTCCTCATCGCCCACATCATGTTCTGCCTCAGCTTCGTGGTGACGGCGGTCAAGGCACGCGTCATGTCCATGGACCCACGGCTCGAAGAGGCGGCCCGCGACCTCTACGCGGGCCCGGTGCAGACGTTCGTACGGGTCACCCTGCCGATCGCCGCGCCCGGTATCGCGGCGGGCGCGCTGCTCGCCTTCGCCCTGTCCTTCGACGACTTCATCATCACCAACTTCAACGCCGGCTCGACCGTGACCTTCCCGATGTTCGTCTGGGGCTCCGCGCAGCGCGGCACACCGGTGCAGATCAATGTCATCGGGACGGCGATGTTCGTCCTGGCCGTCCTGCTGGTGCTCGCCGGGCAGATCGTCGGCAACCGGCGCAAGAAGACCGCCACCACCTGA
- a CDS encoding NAD(P)/FAD-dependent oxidoreductase: MASSAPRGTAVTASLADARPAPYWLDDPGRPAALPALSGDEHTDLLVVGGGYSGLWTALLAKERDPARDVVLVEGREVGWAASGRNGGFCAASLTHGFANGLARWPGELAELERLGARNLDAIEAAVGRYALDCDFERTGEIDLATEPHQLAELHAAYEEATALGVPGLELLDRDAVRAEVDSPTFLGGVWDRRGVAMLHPAKLVWGLKRACADLGVRIYERTPALGLARSGAAMAVRTPHGRIFARRVALGTNVFPSLVRRVRPYTVPVYDYALMTEPLTAEQLGAIGWRNRQGLADSANRFHYFRLTADHRVLWGGYDAVYPFGGRLSADRDHRPETYRTLAAHFFTCFPQLEGVRFSHTWGGAIDTCTRFAPFFGTAYGGRVAYAAGYTGLGVGATRFGGEVMLDLLAGERTERTAPAMVREKPLPFPPEPAAWAGIALTQWSLARADARGGRRNAWLRTLDRLGLGFDS, encoded by the coding sequence ATGGCCTCAAGTGCCCCGCGCGGTACGGCGGTCACGGCCTCGCTCGCCGACGCCCGTCCCGCCCCGTACTGGCTGGACGACCCCGGCAGGCCGGCCGCGCTGCCCGCCCTCAGCGGCGACGAGCACACCGATCTGCTGGTCGTCGGCGGCGGCTACAGCGGGCTGTGGACCGCGCTCCTCGCCAAGGAACGCGATCCGGCCCGGGATGTCGTCCTGGTCGAGGGCCGCGAGGTGGGCTGGGCGGCCTCCGGCCGCAACGGCGGCTTCTGCGCCGCCTCCCTCACCCACGGCTTCGCCAACGGACTCGCCCGCTGGCCCGGGGAGCTGGCGGAGCTGGAGCGGCTCGGCGCGCGGAACCTCGACGCCATCGAGGCGGCCGTCGGCCGGTACGCCCTCGACTGCGACTTCGAGCGCACCGGCGAGATCGACCTCGCCACCGAGCCGCACCAGCTCGCCGAACTCCACGCGGCGTACGAGGAGGCCACCGCGCTCGGCGTCCCCGGTCTGGAGCTGCTCGACCGGGACGCCGTACGCGCCGAGGTCGACTCGCCCACCTTCCTCGGCGGGGTGTGGGACCGGCGCGGTGTCGCCATGCTCCACCCGGCCAAGCTGGTCTGGGGCCTCAAGCGGGCCTGCGCGGACCTCGGCGTACGGATCTACGAGCGCACCCCGGCCCTCGGGCTGGCCCGCTCCGGCGCCGCGATGGCCGTCCGTACGCCGCACGGCAGGATCTTCGCGCGGCGGGTCGCGCTCGGCACCAACGTCTTCCCGTCGCTGGTCCGGCGTGTCCGCCCGTACACCGTCCCGGTCTACGACTACGCGCTGATGACCGAGCCGCTGACGGCGGAGCAGCTCGGCGCGATCGGCTGGCGCAACCGGCAGGGGCTGGCGGACAGCGCCAACCGCTTCCACTACTTCCGGCTGACCGCCGACCACCGTGTCCTGTGGGGCGGTTACGACGCGGTCTATCCGTTCGGCGGCCGGCTCAGCGCCGACCGGGACCACCGCCCGGAGACGTACCGCACGCTCGCCGCCCACTTCTTTACCTGCTTCCCGCAGCTGGAGGGGGTGCGCTTCAGCCACACTTGGGGCGGCGCGATCGACACCTGCACCCGCTTCGCGCCGTTCTTCGGCACGGCGTACGGCGGCCGGGTCGCGTACGCCGCCGGTTACACCGGGCTCGGGGTCGGCGCGACGCGCTTCGGCGGCGAGGTGATGCTCGATCTGCTGGCGGGGGAGCGGACCGAACGCACCGCGCCGGCCATGGTGCGCGAGAAGCCGCTGCCGTTCCCGCCCGAGCCGGCCGCCTGGGCGGGGATCGCCCTCACCCAGTGGTCGCTGGCGCGGGCGGACGCCCGGGGCGGGAGGCGCAACGCGTGGCTGCGGACGCTGGACCGGCTGGGGCTGGGGTTCGACAGCTGA
- a CDS encoding bifunctional DNA primase/polymerase: MTDPGEKSTVERSAVAWLASVAPDPDACRREWERSPAGVALLPAGRRWDVLILPGELGYPTLDVLTGLVDRLGPVLADFGDARMGFFVPPDTVERWLGTGVRGAGRGTWIVVPYPGRASGGVRWLIPPDGTGTLTDPALLELAMHEAAAGLAERRKTDEKADGKDGD, from the coding sequence ATGACCGACCCGGGGGAGAAGAGCACGGTGGAGCGGAGCGCCGTCGCGTGGCTGGCGTCGGTGGCACCCGACCCCGACGCCTGCCGCCGGGAGTGGGAACGCAGCCCGGCCGGGGTGGCGCTGCTGCCCGCCGGCCGGCGCTGGGACGTCCTGATCCTCCCCGGCGAGCTGGGCTATCCGACGCTCGACGTGCTGACCGGCCTGGTCGACCGGCTGGGCCCCGTGCTCGCCGACTTCGGCGACGCGCGGATGGGCTTCTTCGTACCGCCGGACACGGTGGAGCGCTGGCTCGGTACGGGCGTACGGGGCGCCGGGCGCGGCACCTGGATCGTCGTCCCGTACCCGGGGCGCGCGAGCGGCGGGGTGCGCTGGCTGATCCCCCCGGACGGTACGGGCACCCTCACGGACCCGGCGCTGCTGGAACTGGCGATGCACGAGGCGGCGGCGGGCCTGGCGGAGCGCCGGAAGACGGACGAGAAGGCGGACGGGAAGGACGGGGACTGA
- a CDS encoding phosphatase PAP2 family protein, producing MRDTPRSQETAGETDAGHPQRRFGRAFAHITGASGSGSPHRSDGRPPQTPRGVRHTGPYGRPGTPPPVPGRPFSLVSAFSLASLAVLFALVTRQVVAGGPLRAADERLGGALAGRGPRPLTELLADLGSLPVALPVLVAAIGYAVWRGERVRAWAAAGAMAAVPALVVPLKLWTDRPGPFTDATGYYPSGHTATAMVAYGGAALLLAPYAGRRRTLPAAAVLTVATGAGLVLRGYHWPLDVIGSVLLCAMFPLVAGVVAALVRRVRRPRETARPGD from the coding sequence ATGAGAGATACACCCCGCTCGCAGGAGACTGCGGGCGAGACTGATGCGGGGCATCCCCAGCGCCGCTTCGGTCGTGCCTTCGCGCACATCACTGGAGCTTCTGGCTCCGGATCTCCTCACCGATCGGATGGCCGCCCGCCCCAAACCCCCCGGGGCGTGCGGCACACCGGTCCGTACGGCCGCCCCGGAACTCCCCCCCCTGTTCCCGGGCGGCCGTTTTCTCTTGTTTCTGCCTTCTCTCTAGCTTCGCTCGCCGTCCTCTTCGCGCTCGTCACCCGGCAGGTGGTGGCGGGCGGCCCGCTGCGCGCGGCGGACGAGCGCCTCGGTGGCGCGCTGGCGGGCCGGGGTCCACGGCCGCTGACGGAACTCCTCGCCGATCTGGGCTCCCTGCCGGTCGCGCTGCCGGTGCTGGTGGCGGCGATCGGTTACGCGGTGTGGCGCGGGGAGCGGGTACGGGCGTGGGCGGCGGCCGGCGCGATGGCGGCGGTGCCCGCGCTGGTCGTACCGCTCAAGCTCTGGACCGACCGACCGGGCCCGTTCACCGACGCCACCGGCTACTACCCGTCCGGGCACACGGCCACGGCGATGGTCGCGTACGGCGGAGCCGCGCTGCTGCTGGCCCCTTACGCCGGCCGCCGCCGTACCCTGCCCGCCGCCGCCGTACTCACCGTGGCGACGGGCGCGGGACTGGTACTGCGCGGCTACCACTGGCCGCTGGACGTGATCGGCAGTGTGCTGCTGTGCGCGATGTTCCCGCTGGTCGCGGGGGTGGTGGCGGCCTTGGTACGACGGGTCCGCCGGCCCCGGGAGACTGCTCGGCCCGGCGACTGA
- the gabT gene encoding 4-aminobutyrate--2-oxoglutarate transaminase: protein MTTVPQERRLVTPVPGPKSRELQARRTSVVAGGVGSVLPVFAARADGGILEDVDGNRLIDFGSGIAVTSVGASAEAVVRRASAQLADFTHTCFMVTPYEGYVEVCERLAELTPGDHAKKSALFNSGAEAVENAVKIARSYTKRQAVVVFDHGYHGRTNLTMALTSKNMPYKNGFGPFAPEIYRVPVAYGYRWPTGPENCGAEASAQAIDQISKQIGAGNVAAIIIEPVLGEGGFIEPAKGFLPALAKFAKDNGIVFVADEIQSGFCRTGQWFACEDEGIVPDLITTAKGIAGGLPLAAVTGRAEIMDSVHAGGLGGTYGGNPVACAAALGSIETMRELDLAGKAKRIETVMKDRLAAMAEKHELIGDIRGRGAMIAVELVKDRGTKEPAAEATAALAKACHAAGLLVLTCGTYGNVLRFLPPLVIGEDLLNEGLDIIEEALAGL, encoded by the coding sequence ATGACCACTGTTCCGCAGGAGCGCCGCCTCGTCACCCCCGTCCCCGGACCCAAGTCGCGGGAACTCCAGGCCCGCCGTACCTCCGTGGTCGCCGGTGGGGTGGGGTCCGTGCTGCCCGTGTTCGCCGCCCGCGCGGACGGCGGGATCCTTGAGGACGTGGACGGCAACCGGCTGATCGACTTCGGTTCCGGTATCGCCGTGACCTCGGTCGGCGCGAGCGCCGAGGCCGTGGTGCGCCGGGCGTCCGCGCAGCTCGCGGACTTCACCCACACCTGTTTCATGGTCACGCCGTACGAGGGGTACGTCGAGGTCTGTGAGCGGCTCGCGGAGCTGACGCCGGGCGACCACGCCAAGAAGTCGGCGCTGTTCAACTCGGGCGCCGAGGCCGTCGAGAACGCCGTGAAGATCGCCCGGTCGTACACCAAGCGCCAGGCCGTCGTCGTCTTCGACCACGGCTACCACGGCCGTACGAATCTGACCATGGCGCTGACCTCGAAGAACATGCCGTACAAGAACGGCTTCGGCCCGTTCGCCCCGGAGATCTACCGGGTACCGGTCGCGTACGGCTACCGCTGGCCGACCGGCCCCGAGAACTGTGGCGCCGAGGCGTCCGCCCAGGCCATCGACCAGATCAGCAAGCAGATCGGCGCCGGGAACGTCGCCGCGATCATCATCGAGCCGGTGCTCGGCGAGGGCGGCTTCATCGAGCCGGCGAAGGGCTTCCTGCCCGCGCTGGCGAAGTTCGCCAAGGACAACGGGATCGTGTTCGTGGCGGACGAGATCCAGTCGGGCTTCTGCCGTACCGGCCAGTGGTTCGCCTGCGAGGACGAGGGGATCGTCCCCGACCTGATCACCACGGCCAAGGGCATCGCGGGCGGGCTGCCGCTCGCCGCCGTCACCGGCCGCGCCGAGATCATGGACTCCGTGCACGCGGGCGGACTCGGCGGTACGTACGGCGGGAACCCGGTGGCGTGCGCCGCCGCGCTCGGCTCCATCGAGACGATGCGGGAGCTGGATCTGGCGGGGAAGGCCAAGCGCATCGAGACGGTCATGAAGGACCGGCTCGCGGCCATGGCCGAGAAGCACGAGCTGATCGGTGACATCCGGGGCCGCGGCGCGATGATCGCGGTCGAGCTGGTGAAGGACCGCGGTACGAAGGAGCCCGCCGCCGAGGCGACCGCCGCGCTCGCCAAGGCGTGCCACGCGGCGGGGCTGCTGGTGCTGACCTGTGGCACGTACGGCAATGTGCTGCGCTTCCTGCCGCCGCTGGTGATCGGCGAGGACCTGCTGAACGAGGGTCTGGACATCATCGAGGAGGCGCTCGCGGGCCTCTGA
- a CDS encoding ATP/GTP-binding protein, whose protein sequence is MDTDGTGTHNAPPGPVPAPTGSVPPLPRPAAPPRPSYAPAPPSHPPAEAAARSAAVSLDDWLRTPRRAEAPGVWGYGHVPRPPEKPDGVPHRQLFVGVLISVFVGTLVWTLWRNGYIPYRLVPLKLFTPGDWWYAGSFGGPRTQEAARAVVVYEALLFGLLVYVCARLGNWAELFRRHVARRGQPFRAAATAAGGALALLLVWQDILPVARPVLIVVAWIAGGELFQSQNTVNVIYVLISVGVLWPFARLGEWRALVARYAGARATTGPGAGAGSGAAVADGAAHPDAEAAAPSPAEWPELRAAGQRDAAETLAAEARAGGMNDVDCARLRRAWSVAAARPERIAAFTEAVLRKGAAACPHPSGDRDLPQRTARHDLLTGQVRIGSCADDPHNPYERRGSGVALEPALLGTSLLAVGPPGAGKSGRLVRPLVESLALQALAGQAAVVAVCAAGTPLGPDSAYDVVIKIGDPASPHDLDLYGGTTDPDEAAAVLAEGLAGDVGTVDGRRAASALAQLIGPYRAAHGHFPAVPVLRELLDGDPAALTGLRAALTAADDRAMLRELDARARQAGGAGDPGPLLSDRLALLDRPAFAEFFATGARTRVFSLRSLEGLPVRVRIELPERAHAEASRLLARLVLAQFTAVAAARTDRSLFICLVLDDATHTLTPETVRGVRRLRSVNAGAVLALRTIDDVAEGLHTALLGAVGCCMAFSGVTTWDGKRFAEVWGKEWVETREVAQHTVFADQPFTRAVHALRKLVTGKAVTTDAVTVRQVERERWSASELAYEVPAGHAVLSLRTVAGDHAPPLLVDLRG, encoded by the coding sequence ATGGACACGGACGGCACCGGCACGCACAACGCACCCCCCGGCCCGGTCCCGGCGCCCACCGGCTCCGTACCCCCGCTGCCGCGCCCGGCGGCGCCGCCCCGGCCCTCGTACGCCCCGGCCCCGCCGTCGCACCCCCCGGCGGAGGCCGCCGCGCGGTCCGCCGCCGTCTCCCTGGACGACTGGCTCCGTACCCCCCGGCGCGCCGAGGCCCCCGGGGTCTGGGGGTACGGACATGTGCCGAGGCCGCCCGAGAAGCCCGACGGCGTGCCCCATCGACAGCTGTTCGTCGGCGTGCTGATCTCCGTGTTCGTCGGCACGCTCGTCTGGACCCTCTGGCGCAACGGCTACATCCCGTACCGGCTGGTCCCGCTGAAGCTCTTCACCCCGGGCGACTGGTGGTACGCGGGAAGCTTCGGCGGTCCGCGGACCCAGGAGGCGGCGCGGGCCGTCGTCGTCTACGAAGCGCTGCTCTTCGGGCTGCTGGTGTACGTCTGCGCCCGGCTCGGGAACTGGGCCGAGCTGTTCCGGCGCCATGTCGCCCGCCGGGGGCAGCCCTTCCGCGCCGCCGCCACCGCGGCCGGAGGCGCGCTGGCGCTGCTGCTGGTCTGGCAGGACATCCTGCCGGTCGCGCGGCCGGTGCTGATCGTGGTCGCCTGGATCGCGGGCGGCGAGCTGTTCCAGAGCCAGAACACCGTGAACGTGATCTACGTGCTGATCAGCGTCGGCGTGCTCTGGCCCTTCGCCCGGCTGGGCGAGTGGCGCGCGCTCGTGGCGCGTTACGCGGGGGCCCGCGCGACGACGGGACCCGGTGCCGGGGCGGGATCCGGTGCCGCGGTGGCCGATGGCGCCGCGCACCCGGACGCGGAGGCCGCCGCCCCCTCGCCCGCCGAGTGGCCGGAGCTGCGGGCCGCCGGGCAGCGGGACGCCGCCGAGACCCTGGCCGCCGAGGCGCGCGCCGGCGGGATGAACGACGTCGACTGCGCCCGGCTGCGCCGCGCGTGGTCCGTTGCCGCCGCCCGGCCCGAACGGATCGCCGCCTTCACCGAGGCGGTGCTGCGCAAGGGCGCCGCCGCCTGCCCGCACCCCTCCGGGGACCGCGACCTGCCGCAGCGCACCGCCCGGCACGACCTGCTCACCGGCCAGGTCAGGATCGGCAGCTGCGCGGACGACCCGCACAACCCCTACGAGCGCCGCGGCTCCGGCGTCGCCCTGGAACCCGCCCTCCTCGGCACCTCGCTGCTGGCCGTCGGCCCGCCCGGCGCCGGGAAGTCCGGCCGGCTGGTGCGGCCCCTCGTCGAATCCCTCGCGCTCCAGGCGCTCGCCGGGCAGGCCGCCGTGGTCGCGGTCTGTGCCGCCGGCACCCCGCTCGGGCCCGACAGCGCGTACGACGTCGTCATCAAGATCGGTGACCCCGCGTCCCCGCACGACCTCGACCTGTACGGCGGCACCACCGACCCCGACGAGGCCGCGGCGGTCCTCGCGGAGGGGCTGGCCGGCGATGTCGGCACGGTCGACGGCCGCCGCGCGGCCTCCGCGCTGGCCCAGCTCATCGGTCCGTACCGGGCCGCCCACGGCCACTTCCCGGCGGTGCCCGTGCTCCGCGAGCTGCTCGACGGGGACCCGGCCGCGCTGACCGGCCTGCGGGCGGCGCTGACGGCCGCCGACGACCGCGCGATGCTCCGCGAACTCGACGCCCGCGCCCGCCAGGCGGGCGGCGCGGGCGACCCCGGTCCGCTGCTCTCCGACCGGCTCGCGCTGCTCGACCGGCCCGCGTTCGCGGAGTTCTTCGCCACCGGAGCGCGGACCCGCGTCTTCTCGCTGCGCTCCTTGGAGGGGCTGCCCGTACGGGTACGGATCGAGCTGCCCGAGCGCGCCCACGCCGAGGCGTCCCGGCTGCTCGCCCGGCTTGTCCTCGCCCAGTTCACGGCGGTCGCGGCGGCCCGTACGGACCGGTCGCTCTTCATCTGCCTCGTCCTGGACGACGCGACCCACACCCTCACCCCCGAGACCGTGCGCGGGGTGCGGCGGCTCCGGTCGGTGAACGCGGGGGCGGTCCTCGCGCTGCGGACCATTGACGATGTAGCGGAAGGGCTGCACACGGCGCTGCTCGGCGCGGTCGGCTGCTGCATGGCGTTCTCGGGTGTCACCACCTGGGACGGCAAGCGCTTCGCCGAGGTGTGGGGCAAGGAGTGGGTGGAGACCCGCGAGGTCGCCCAGCACACGGTCTTCGCGGACCAGCCGTTCACCCGGGCCGTCCACGCGCTGCGGAAGCTCGTCACCGGCAAGGCCGTGACCACGGACGCCGTTACCGTCCGGCAGGTCGAGCGCGAGCGCTGGTCCGCCTCCGAGCTTGCGTACGAGGTCCCCGCCGGGCACGCCGTGCTGTCCCTCCGTACGGTGGCGGGCGACCACGCCCCGCCGCTGCTGGTGGACCTGCGGGGCTGA
- a CDS encoding PucR family transcriptional regulator yields MPPTLASLVQHSALHLTVHAGEDRLRTPVRWVHASELADPVPYMEGGELLLITATTLDAADPEAMRRYVRRLTGARVAGLGFAIGVNYDEIPEALVTAAREAGLPLLGVPRRTPFLAISKAVSAALAADQYRAVTAGFDAQRELTRAALADGPAGLLARLAAHVDGWAALYGASGAVVAVAPEWAARRAARLTDEVRRLRERPAPASAVVSGADAGPDAGPDADADADADAGGGGGGDGGPDGDATATDATDRVELQSLGTGRRVRGALAVGTGAALGTAERYAVHSAIALLTLTTERSRALQSAEQRLGAAVLRMLLAGQSDHARAVAGDLYGALLDAPFRLLIAETATGQTAAVRAPAAQGAADPSDHPLHVLTEVLEAAAARAGEPVLAVPDGEERLAVLAVDGGSTVTTCVAYARRESEEAGVVIGLSAPTGPTATAGAYKQAEQALSVARRRGRALVEHEELAAGSLLPLLADDAVRAFADGMLRALREHDAKGRGDLVASLHAWLSRHGQWDAAAADLGVHRHTLRYRMRRVEEILGRSLDDPDVRMELWLALKTTAPSATPEAQSPTA; encoded by the coding sequence ATGCCGCCCACGCTCGCCTCGCTCGTCCAGCACTCGGCGCTCCATCTGACCGTGCACGCGGGGGAGGACCGGCTGCGGACGCCCGTGCGGTGGGTGCACGCGAGTGAGCTGGCCGATCCCGTGCCGTACATGGAGGGCGGCGAGCTGCTCCTCATCACGGCGACCACGCTCGACGCCGCGGATCCGGAGGCGATGCGGCGCTACGTACGGCGGCTGACCGGCGCGCGCGTGGCCGGGCTCGGCTTCGCGATCGGCGTGAACTACGACGAGATCCCCGAGGCGCTCGTCACGGCGGCCCGCGAGGCCGGGCTGCCGCTGCTGGGCGTGCCGCGCCGGACCCCGTTCCTCGCCATCAGCAAGGCGGTGTCGGCGGCCCTCGCGGCCGACCAGTACCGCGCCGTCACCGCCGGGTTCGACGCCCAGCGCGAGCTGACCCGCGCGGCGCTCGCCGACGGGCCCGCCGGGCTGCTGGCCCGGCTCGCGGCGCATGTCGACGGCTGGGCCGCGCTGTACGGCGCGTCCGGCGCGGTCGTGGCCGTCGCCCCGGAGTGGGCCGCGCGGCGGGCGGCGCGGCTGACGGACGAGGTACGGCGGCTCCGTGAGCGGCCCGCGCCGGCGAGCGCGGTGGTGTCGGGGGCCGACGCCGGTCCCGATGCCGGTCCCGATGCCGATGCCGATGCCGATGCCGATGCCGGTGGCGGTGGCGGTGGCGATGGCGGTCCCGATGGCGACGCCACCGCCACCGACGCCACCGACCGCGTCGAACTCCAGTCGCTCGGCACCGGCCGTCGCGTACGCGGCGCGCTCGCCGTAGGTACGGGCGCGGCGCTCGGGACCGCCGAGCGGTACGCCGTGCACTCCGCGATCGCCCTGCTCACCCTCACGACCGAGCGCTCCCGTGCCCTCCAGTCGGCCGAACAGCGCCTCGGCGCCGCCGTGTTGCGCATGCTGCTCGCCGGACAGTCCGACCACGCGCGCGCCGTCGCGGGCGACCTGTACGGAGCGCTGCTGGACGCCCCGTTCCGGCTGCTGATCGCGGAGACCGCGACCGGACAGACCGCGGCTGTACGGGCCCCCGCCGCGCAGGGCGCCGCCGATCCGTCCGACCACCCGCTCCACGTCCTCACCGAGGTTCTGGAGGCGGCGGCGGCCCGGGCGGGCGAGCCCGTGCTCGCGGTCCCGGACGGCGAGGAGCGGCTCGCGGTCCTCGCCGTGGACGGCGGCTCGACCGTCACGACCTGCGTGGCGTACGCGCGGCGCGAGTCCGAGGAGGCGGGCGTCGTCATCGGCCTCTCCGCGCCCACCGGCCCCACGGCCACGGCAGGCGCCTACAAGCAGGCCGAACAGGCCCTCTCCGTGGCGCGCCGCCGGGGCCGCGCCCTGGTCGAGCACGAGGAACTCGCCGCCGGCTCCCTCCTGCCCCTGCTGGCCGACGACGCCGTACGCGCCTTCGCCGACGGCATGCTCCGCGCCCTGCGCGAACACGACGCCAAGGGCCGCGGCGACCTGGTGGCCTCGCTGCACGCCTGGCTCTCCCGCCACGGACAGTGGGACGCGGCGGCGGCCGACCTGGGCGTCCACCGCCATACGCTGCGCTACCGGATGCGCCGGGTGGAGGAGATCCTCGGCCGCTCCCTGGACGACCCGGACGTACGGATGGAACTGTGGCTGGCCCTGAAGACAACGGCCCCCAGCGCAACGCCGGAGGCCCAGTCCCCAACGGCGTAG